The DNA window GTAACAACTGTCATGTCGATATCGAGCTGTTGTAACTTGTCACTTCACAATGTTCTTCCATAGTTGGTCTGGATGCagctggaaaaacaaccaTCTTGTACAAGCTGAAGCTTGGCGAAATAGTAACAACCATCCCAACTATAGGTAATAAAACATCTTTAACAACCTGTTGTGCCTGTTAGTTATTTTGTGTTAAGATCTGTCTTTATTTTCTATCCTCTTGGTCAGGTTTCAATGTGGAGACGGTGGAATACAAAAATATCAGTTTCACCGTGTGGGATGTGGGTGGCCAGGACAAGATCAGACCTCTGTGGCGACATTACTTCCAGAACACACAGGTACAGTTGGACCAAACTGAAATGGCGAGTCTCTGTCGctgcaacaaaacacacacctgTCCATAGGGCTGCTCTTGCCCTCACTGCATTCTTAAAACTGTTTAATGATCCCCTCATTAAGGTGGTGGATGAGCTGGAACATATTCCAGTGAGATTGGTTGCCTGTCAATCCCAGAGCACAAATGGACAAACAACCAGTCACAAGCACATTGGCTCCAATGGACAATTAGGAGTTTTCTGTAGAGCTCATGACTCGTGATGAGTGTTTAATTTATTCTGACAATCCTGGTAACTCAAAACATTTGTATCTTAAATAGTCTGtcctcattaaaatgaatgtaccgtattttccgcactataaggcgcaccggattataaggcgcaccttcaatgaatggcccattttaaaactttgtccatatataagatgtatacatttggcccgcgggccggactttggacacgcctgctgtagtgactcaatattggtccatatataaggcgcacctgattataaggcgcactgttggcttttgagaaaattggagatTTTTAGgtacgccttatagtgcggaaaatacggtaaatgaaatgaatcagCCCCCCCAATATTatataagaataaataaatgacaaaaatcttAGTCTATAATGATCTTTGTTAAGGCATACACATCAAGTCTGAGCTATCACACCAAATAACAGTTCATCACAATCTCATGTTGTTTCTGTGGAGTCGTAGTCATCGGTTTTGCTTTCGTCTTGCAGGgcctcatttttgttgtggaCAGCAATGACCGAGAAAGAGTGGCTGAGGCTGCAGAGGAGCTCTCGAAGATGGTGGGTATTATTGGTGCTTAAATGGTAATAATACCTCTGATATTGTCTGTGACTGTCAGAATTATCTCTGCACTAAATTTAAATGCAGTCTGTCTGAGGTTACAAGGTGTTCTTTCACAAGCCAGCACATGCCAAGAACAAGGTTATTGGTGAAGCAAATGAACAGAATAACtcaaagaaatgtgtttgtcttcatattttttttgtttaattatgttcttgtttttatccAAATCTAAAGAATCTTTTGAAGAATCTTGAGTTTTATTTAGCACCAAAATAATTGTGGttaatattgttttcattattgAGACcagttttgaaaagaaaaaaaaacaaaaatctgaaattgaCAATACCGGAAAGCGCAAAGTTCAAGACTGGTATTTGTGCTTCTAGTTGGGCGAGCAAGAGTTGAAGGATGCCGTGTTGCTGGTGTTTGCCAACAAACAGGACCTCCCCAACGCCCTGTCTATTAACGAGCTCACCGAAAAATTAGCTCTCAACAAGCTGCGGAACAAAGAGGTAAGTTAACTAGCAACGCCACCTTGATCCATAAGAAAGCAACCACAGATTGCATGTCATTGAACTGCTCGCCGTTTGCAGTGGCACCTTCAGCCGACCTGTGCCACCCAGGGCAGCGGCTTGTACGAAGGACTGGACTGGCTTTCTGCGGAGCTGTCCAAGTAGATGCGGACCAACCATAAGGATGAAAGCCTGAACTTTCACACGGACATTCAACGTTTGGTCCTCCAGCTGCGGAGGACATGGCTGGTGGCcagtagttgttttttttttttttaaatgttttatgacAGGGGCGGTTAAGGTGTTGTCGATTTGTCCAAGTTTCATTCTATTGTCTGACCAGCAATCTGTGAGTGTCATCATGAAAATGATGCAATTTGACCACTTGAGTAATTCCAGTCTGATATTAGGTTAGCGTTTCTTACATTCTGATCAGTGGCTACTGACCaggatttgtttttgaagtgtTCTTCCACAGCATTGCCTCCCACTGAATGGATCCAAAAAGGAACATTGTGCCTTTTTTTCATGCTTTATGCTTATCACCTACCGAAGATGTTGTTgtgactttaaaaatacaaaagactTCTTTGTACTGTTTTTCTGGGTGCCCTGTTTTCCTAACCAAAAGTTTGCTCGTAACATTTTGTCAAGGCTAGCAAGATTGTTAGATCTAACAACTgtttaaatacataaaaggATTCATTGTCTTCTCATTGCAAAAACGATCTGCATGACAATAATTGTTGATATTTCTTTTGCTTGTAATGTTTGCTAGCAAATACTTAATATTTAGTGCGATATGTTTTAATTCTCTTGTTACCTAATTCTTGTCTAAGAAATAAACATCTTTTCTGAGAGCCAATTGAAGATGaagttaatttattatttgcccGATTACAAATAGGTTAGTTTGCATCTAACTGCAATGCATCTCACTGAGGAGTTTCTAGTACTGTATTAACAAAATAATAGACCTATTAGAATTTAAGTAGAACCATAACTATCATTTAATGTGTGCCGTTTGAGTCTTATCACAAAAACTAACAATGCATGAGGCTTTTTGGGGTCAATTGAGATACACAGTGTTTGCATGTGAATGTACAAGCACTATTTAATTGGCGTAATGCATTTATGACAGCTAATCTGGCTTAGCAATGATGGATCAGGTCTGTGCCTGTCAGCAAGCAGTCAAATGGGTCGGTGTTGAACAACAAGTGTTCTGTTTCACCTTTTTGCACCTTTACATGGTGTGCTTTTGTACAAACTACAATTAATTGTACAAACTACAGTTAATGGGAATTATCGTACCTCCGTCCAACACGTTTGCAAAGGTAAGTTCTGAGTTAAGTTGACAAACCAGACAGTTGTGTAGTACAGTCTGATATTGGGTGGGGGTGCTACACCTCCTCCCCGGTGTAGGATGCAGACCCATGTTCCAGTTCCGCGACCTGCTTACTCCCAAGCCCGGGAGAACCTGGTAAGGGTGATCCCGCCCAAGCTTCTGTGTCTGCTGGCCTGCGGGGGCGTGGACTGCCGTTATGAGGGACCAGAGTGTTGGAAAGCAAACCAGCAGGTCATCCGAGGCGTTTTCTCATCATGGTAGGACTATTTCATTGTCTCCTGACTAATGAGGACCCTGGGGTGCTTGATTATTTACAATGCACTCTTTCCTGAAATTCCAGGGTgactgatgacatcattgccATGGCACGACCATCCAAACTCTTGATTGACAAGTATGACATCATTGAGCAATTCCAACGGTATTGTCTTGAATTTAAGTCTGAAGTCCACAACAGTTGTGGGTGGTGGCATTGTGTTCTTCTCATATATGACTTATTCCCTAGATTAAACATTAGATCCATCATAAACATGCAAATGCCAGGAGAGCATGCTCACTGTGGACCCCCCCTGGACCCCAAA is part of the Syngnathus acus chromosome 6, fSynAcu1.2, whole genome shotgun sequence genome and encodes:
- the LOC119124592 gene encoding ADP-ribosylation factor 4-like, which gives rise to MGLTLSSVFGRLFGKKQMRILMVGLDAAGKTTILYKLKLGEIVTTIPTIGFNVETVEYKNISFTVWDVGGQDKIRPLWRHYFQNTQGLIFVVDSNDRERVAEAAEELSKMLGEQELKDAVLLVFANKQDLPNALSINELTEKLALNKLRNKEWHLQPTCATQGSGLYEGLDWLSAELSK